The Poecilia reticulata strain Guanapo linkage group LG1, Guppy_female_1.0+MT, whole genome shotgun sequence DNA window CGACAGCGATGGCACCATCGTTTCCACAAAAGAGCTTGACAAGGAGGAGCAGGAGTGGTACTTCCTGGATGTGGAGGCTGTGACCACATGGACGCCTCCCACATCAGCAGTGGCCACGGTAACAACAACATCACATATCTACCATCACAAACTCTCTTTATCGTTGCTTTTATACACACAAAATGGACTTGTTTGCCTCTCAGGTCAGAATTCAGGTGGAGGATGTAAACGAGCCTCCAGCGTTCTCCTCAGACGATTATGAAGCCTCTGTGTTCAGCATCGCCCCGTACAAAACCCCAGTCATCCAAGTGAAGGTAAACTCCTCCTATCAGCTGTTTGGGAAATGTGTTTCTGAACATGTTTATCTCCACAGTGAAGTGAGATTGCAGGAACAGTTACTGTAAAGGTAATAAACACATGGCTGTGTACTTTGACCTGAAACCTTCCTACTATAAAAGTGGTTAATATGTTAACAATCTGCAGTCACATTTTCAGGAATGTGAAGGAAACGATTGTTTATATCTTTATTTGTTCAGTCAATACAGAGTTACAACTTAAAGAGTAGAAATATCCTCTGATCATTtgcatcatgtttttcttatttacacgAATAAGGTATAAACCAACTAAGAATGGTACaggaaagacagaagaaaaacaaaaaaagtattattattatttaggaTTTATGGggaaagagaaataaaccagaacccacaaaaaaagcacaaatagaCTGATTAATATAAAACCTTTGCAAAATCTGGCTGCAGAGATTTTATGTTTCCccttaaactaataaaaatacttttccttAAGACGGGTGGAAAAAGTAATTGCTTCCATTATATAAATCTTATTTGCCATATCAATGAAAGCTGAAATTGTTTAAGGCTCTGAAAGCAGGCGATGTCTTTATGCTAagataaaaattgcaaatagaTACTTgtgatgttttatatttaacacTGGGGCTTCTTCccttgttaaataaatgtacagattatttaatctatttcagtaaattattttaGGGACAAGGAAGtgcttaaaataagaaaaggtaTTGTGGGAgaatatttattgttaaattttaaTTCTGTGACTTAGATTGAGAAAAGAGATTGAATTTCACCTCTTCAGatcttccatatttttttttttcaaaactgagaGCTGTGAGATGCCATTTATATACCCAAATATTTCAATGATGGTTGGTTCCAGTGAAATTTATCACTAATAGATTTTGAGAGTGaatcattaaatgtaaacacttgaatcttttgtacatttaatttttaaccaaatttgTGTAACAGGACCAATAATTCAGGAAATGTATTTGAGGGGCCAatcaaatatatcaaaatatcATCTGCATACAAAGCATCTCTATCGTCCTACCTTACACACAGCGCCTCCTTCTGGCTGGAGGATCGCTGTCACCACACCTTCCTCATCTGTACACAATATACACACTATTCATTGAGCTCCTTATCATATATAACACCAGTCTCTTAGCAAGGATGGTTGCAAGTAACTTCTAATTGACATTCAACACTGAAATAGTTCTGTATGCACGACACTCTGAATGGTCTTTTCCCTCTTTAAGAGTAGTAGTTAGTCTGTGAGGGCAGCATTACAGCCTTTATAAGGCTTTTAAACAGCTCAGCTGTCTGGATCCAGAGACTTGTGTTCCCTCAACCTGGAGATttctccactcagctccttttCAGTTATCGCTGCTGTCAAGACTTAATTATCTTCTTCAGAGGCAGTAAGTAAATTACAGCGTTCTGTGTTGATTGCAAACATGAAATTGAAGATAAAAAGAGCGTTACAGTCGTCCAGAAATGATGACACAAAAGCATGAATAATTTTCTTAGGTCAACTCTGGAGAGCACATgtattattttagattaaagaaACAAGAATGGGAAATGGTATCCAATTTCTGATTTTggtttgacaaacaaaaaaacaaaaaattagtcTATTTtcgttttctcattttttatttcaaacaaaaaaacaaactgcctgAAAATATATGGACCAGTCTCACTAACTTAAAGACTTAAAGTGACTCAAAGCCTGATAAGTCAAATGTGACACCTAGattttttaactttgattttgttAGTGGGCAGAAAGAGGTGATTGGCTGGTTGATTTTTTGATGCAAGTGGCTGGGAGTAATAATCAGAGTCTCTGTTTTACTGGtgtttaaaaccaaaaagtTACTGGAGAGCCAGTTACTAATATGGGACAAACACTGGACAAGGATGGCAAAGAAGAGGTTTTAATACAGAAGAATAATTTCTATAGTCCACTTATTGAAATAAGGTTGTTATTTTCTAGAGGTACTTTTAACCTGACAAACAGGCCTCATCTGAACACATATCCTGCAGCATCATTAAGGAGTTTTCTTCCTGCCCTCCCTCAGGCCTCGGACCCTGATGTCAGAGACAACAGTGATCTGGTCTACAGTCTGTCAGGAGGAAACTCCTCCTTTGACGTGGAGCCGACTTCAGGTCTGCTGTATGTGGTGTCAGTAGCAGATCTGGGTGGAATAAACATCACAATGGAGGTGAAGGCCACAGATCCTGAAGGACTTTCTGCTACAACCACAGTAAAGGTAAGAGACTAAAACTGAATGTTGGTGGTTTGGTGAAGACTACTGATCCCTTATAAGTTTTATGCTAACTGACTTAATTTATTAGTTAATTAACTGCAAACTCAGAGTCCAAATCACATAAAAGAACAATcaataacagaaataacaataaaagaataaagtaagGGTACATAAAACGACTGCCTCTTACAGTCGTATTGGTACGACTGTAAGAGGCAGTCGTACCAATATTTACCAGACATATGTCTCACTTCAATATATGTAAAGTTAGACAATAGGATAATTCTATTATTAGACTcatttaattgtaaaaacatATACAGCGCCTTGCGAAAGTATTCggccccttgaacttttcaacctTTTGCCGCTTTTGAGACTTCAAACATAAAGatctaaaatttttattattttgtgaagaatctATAATAtctgttattttgttgattCCACACAGGTGGATTCTATTGAGACACAATTGTGAGGTGGAAcaaaatttattgaatatttattttaaacttttttaacaaataaaaaactgcaaagtgggGCGTGCAATATTATTCGCCCTCCTTGCGTTAATATTTTGTAGCGCCACCTTTTGCTGAGAGCTGCAAGTCACTTGGGGTTTGTGTCTATCAGTTTTCCACATTAAGATACTGAAATTCTTGCAAATTCTTCCTTGCAAAACAGCTGGAGCTCAATGAGTTTGGATAGAGAGCGCTTGTGGGCAGCAGTTTTCAGCTCTTTCTAAGTCAAAGTCTTAGAATGGCTTTGACTTAGAATGGATATGTTTATTTGTGAACCTTTCCATTGTAGATCTTGCTTcatgtttgggatcattgtcttGTTGGAAGATAAATCTCCGTCCCAGTCTCAGGTCTTTTGCAgactccaacaggttttcttccagaatggTCCTGTATttggctccatccatcttcccatcaattTTAACCatcttccctgtccctgctgaagaaaagcaggcCCAAACCATGACgctgccacctccatgtttgacagtggggatggtgtgttcagggtgatgagctgtgttgcttttacaccaaagtttgattttggtttcatctgaccagaccagcttcttccacatgtttgctgtgtctccCAGGTGGGTTGTGGCAAACTTTAAACGAGACTTTTTATGGATATCTATGAGAAATGGCTTTCTTCTAGCCACTCAgccataaaggccagatttgtgcaGTGTACGATTGATTGTTGTCCTATGGACAGACTCTCCCACCTCAGCTGTAGATCTCTGCAGTTCATTCAGAGTGATCATGAGTCTCTTGTCTGCATCTCTGATCAGTTTTCTCCTTGTTTGAGATGAAAGTTTAGACACTTCTGATAATGCTATAGCAGCATTAACgatgttctttaaaatattcagtgcCTTTGTGAGTCGATTCCACTCAGGTATATTTTCCCTGAGAAGGTAGGTAAAAACCCGCCTTCTCCTGCCTGGGGTCCAATCAGAAACTGAGATTTGCGAGTTTGATAGTACGTGTGAGAGAGTTTGGTAGTATATATAAAGTCCTTTTCGTACTGCAGGGTCCAGCCTGGCCTCTCATAGTTCGGTATTGGAGGGCTACgtccttaatagcagatttattaaggacgcagccctctgctgtgTCCTATAGAACGGTGTAGATATCAGCAGCTATATGtacatttccagttttaaaaaaaaattaggtgcggcttatagtaagGTGCGCTAAATGTGACATTATCGGTTTACCGCAACCTACAGCTATTGCGCGGAGGGATGAGAACTTGAAGAAATGGCCGCATTTCTTCAAGCCGCATATGTAGCTACCCGCACTAGTTTATGTAGCTACTTCACTGACTCAATTGCTTCAGATGCAGATGTGGGTTATCTAGAACTTGCTGCAGCACAGCCACAAACTAAACTTGGTCTGATTATTAGAGTACATCCACGAACAGCACAACAGTTACCCAAGCTCCACAAGGGCATCTTACGACACTTTCCAGTGGAAGGTTGCTCTCTGTAACAGGTTAATGTGTGATTCGGTTCGGTTCTAGTCCAATGGAGAGATTATCCGTACTACGGACGGAAGCGCAGCAGCTGCGGTTATTTCTCCGCTGATTTGCAGCGACACTCAGCAACGGAGAACctcaaggttctggttctgatggtttaaataaatccagatattttattttgtcttataaatACAATTTCCAGACCCAATCATAATGATAAATACTCAGATcatgaactttattatttttaaaattcaaatgaaaaataaaattcacaccACACCAAGCTAATATTGTGTAGTTCTGGTGTTTCATACTGTCGGCACAACTCAGATCTATGACAGATCTCAGATattctctgctttttctttattactgtcagttcttcagagaaaccAGCTGCTAGCAGCACTGCTAATTCACGGCCATTCTGTTACAAAACTTAACAATCTTGTTCCTGTCGCTCCCCGTgattaaactcacaattacGATAGTCTGTACTGAGAAGCTCTCTGATAGCAGACTGTGTGTCAGTAAACAAGTTTTACTAAATATTGCATTAACCGAAAAGAGAGATGTAACTTCTGTCATGAACATAGATTAGCAAAATACCCTacaaattacaatgaaatactGCTACTTCCGCTAGCCGCCGGAAGTAAGACCCATAATCGTTTCCCCAGTAAGCCCCTCAGGAATAAGGTGGATAGTacggaaaatacagtaatttgATAGAAAGTGTAGAAATTAATCCTCTAGAATAATTTTATCCTCGGTAACATATGACTCTAAGCGAACTATGGCAAGCACAAAAGACCCGGAAGAGCGTGCTGCAGCCATGTTTGATAATGGCCACAGCCTTTTGAAAtcaatttagaaaaattaaaaacattgaaatcagtttttcaagaaagaaatggttttcttttgcttgattttgccattttgtaattatgctatattattttcattttgatctttaaaatgccaaaaaaatattattttggtgTGTctgttaaatgtaatttttaaaatagtaaatgatgttttgatcagtcaTTCAATACTTGAGtagcctttttaccaaatactttctTACTGTTTCTTGAGTAATTTATTACATGGATAATTTTTAcgtttattttggtaaaaatttGTTGAACTAGTGCTACccttacaaacaaaacaaagggcaGTGAACAAAAGAGGAGACAAAGAGACTCTGGTAAGATGGAGTTCTGCAAAACCAGAGTCAGAGGTTATTTGTGGTAGAATAATTTACTTTTACTGCTTTAAATCTTGTCTGtattctgtttatttgcattgttATACATCTGTGTGATTCGTGCAGCGTGTCCTGAATCTCTTTCAAACCTTCTTTCCTGTCGCAGGTTGTGGTTCAGGGCAGCGTGACCAGCAGCGACGTGACGATCATTTCTCTGAATAAGCCAGAAAACCTTGTGGAGCAGAACATTCCAGATTTGGAGCAGTACGTTCATGAagaaagttctgtttttttctgatttatttcatcCATTTCTGTTGTCATATCAcagatttgttttctctcaGGGCTTTAGGTAAAGCACTGGGCTGGACGGTGAACATAATCCAGGTTTCAAGCTCTGGTGGAGAAGGAAGCCGAATGCTGAGGGAATCGGTCAAGACTCTGGTCAGCTTCGTCGCTTTCGATGGCGATAAAGCTGTTAAACCTCAGGACGCCGCCAAGTAggagttttaatttttgaacACAGGATTTTTTTAACATAGTAAATGTGATCTAAGAATGCAATGCAACGCTTTAATCTTAgattttaaaggtgacctattatgcttccttgaacaggttaggatatgTCTATGGGCTAATCAGGATTCAAATTCAacaatactttattgatcccaaaggaaaattcaACGTTGTagctcattaattcagatttttcaaagcATTATTGTAGAcagtgatggctgttggcaggatcctgtagcagtctgtgttacagtaaatttgaagaagcctctgactgaattgaattgaatagaATATTCTTTATTGATCCCCTAAAGGAAATTACTTATTAGTTGACAAGCTATTCCATCTAAAGTGTCAAATATTAataaagcaaatataaatacaagAGATAATGTTTATATAAGAATTATATAAGTAATTCAATATCAAATGAGAGTATAAAACATGCAAGATGTGAATGTTATATAATAGAtcccttttaaagttttaacttGTTCGTTTGATTTTCCAGGAAACTGCAGAGCGAGTCTGAAGAGGTGAGAGCGGAGCTGGCCAAGGTGTTGGGGAACGATGTTCAGTTTGAAGTGGAGACGGGAAAAAAGCCTTCAGGCATCAGCTCAGGCCTGATTGCAGGCATCGTTGTGGGAATCTTGGCTGGCCTGGCTTTAGTGGGACTGgctgttcttttctttaaaaggtGAGCCTCAGACCGCTTTGAGTTTcagacttttcaaactctgaaatgtttcaaGTTTTTCAAGAGATTAGtgtcaaaatttctgagtttttgatggaaatgtactcctccttttgtgtgtgtgtgcgcgcgNNNNNNNNNNNNNNNNNNNNNNNNNNNNNNNNNNNNNNNNNNNNNNNNNNNNNNNNNNNNNNNNNNNNNNNNNNNNNNNNNNNNNNNNNNNNNNNNNNNNNNNNNNNNNNNNNNNNNNNNNNNNNNNNNNNNNNNNNNNNNNNNNNNNNNNNNNNNNNNNNNNNNNNNNNNNNNNNNNNNNNNNNNNNNNNNNNNNNNNNNNNNNNNNNNNNNNNNtatatatatataaaatgacCCTAATACGGCGTCATAAATGCCagtaataaaaccaaaactgtaaaaatatatattttttaatgggTTTCTATGTATAAAAAGGAGTAAGTggatgaacaaaataaatctgcaggtgttaatttgtttttctggttAATCATGAGAGCAATCGCTATgataattaattactaaattgATTAACAGTTAGTTGCAGCCCAACATTAAGCTTTTCTTAGTTTGCAgcacatttcaaaagttttttgttttcataaactgTTTCATAAATGAGTTATCACATCCATCTGTTGAGAGAGCAGCAGTATAAGAAGCTCAAATCATGACTATAATACCGTTTTGCAGTTAAGCCTTTGGAATAACAGTCTTCTATATTCAGAGTTGAAAGCTTTTGAACTCAATTTAACTCGTCTTGAACTCGTcttaaatgagattttaagatcataactgacattaaaatattGGCTTCAAGCCATAACATGAACCAAAAATGTACTAATTTTTAGATCATGTAGTTGTTTGATTCAgtagttttaaatatattgttttatgtctctttttcatcattttatttactattgatcttaatctttcatttaagaaaaactgCTAAGGACCCCACAGTAAAGTGCCATATTAGGGCCACtatagacagaaaaaacaaggaagagtacatttctgccagaAAAACTCTAATTTTGAGctcaatctcagaaattttgtagaaagaaacatggaaatttctgagtttgaaatgttgaatatttttgactttccccttttttttctagaaaatttactcctttttttctatccaCCATCATATGCCGTTGTGTTATAGGCAGTGGcagagccagagggggggccaggggggccagtgcccaccctgtcatctgattggcccccccagtCGCCCctccagatgattgacatgtaacagcaccaggttattcctgtacattatttggaatcattctaagtcaacctaatatctaaagaagaaaaacaataataaatatatgaaatgtataaaactttatataagtccatgtgacataaataaatagatttttatcaggcgcgataccagcctcctttatactcataacaacaagctgaaattcttctcctgggtgtttcagttgtgctgcgctgtggttgcaactcaaaggctaaagcacttcatacctggtggtgatggtaaaacaccaataagttatttattgatcctccgcagAAAAGAGAACaaaccgaagaggggccgacGATGTTCGTAGTTTGGAGGAGAGGTTGCGCTGGAgttttttcgttgtccgtcaaagaaaaaaatcattttatttccaatttgtagtcatcaaacgaaacatttattatttctctgttagaacgtttttgaaatcaggtaacaattcacgaaatgacgtgattagaagacgRcagaactctgatcgtttcctgatcccgcatCACTTCCCTCTGCGGGAGAAAAACTCtgcagaagcggatcagctccgctagacgctccaaagcctctggtcccttaaagcgtccagatcagagatgattctctgacagatattgttcttagNNNNNNNNNNNNNNNNNNNNNNNNNNNNNNNNNNNNNNNNNNNNNNNNNNNNNNNNNNNNNNNNNNNNNNNNNNNNNNNNNNNNNNNNNNNNNNNNNNNNNNNNNNNNNNNNNNNNNNNNNNNNNNNNNNNNNNNNNNNNNNNNNNNNNNNNNNNNNNNNNNNNNNNNNNNNNNNNNNNNNNNNNNNNNNNNNNNNNNNNNNNNNNNNNNNNNNNNNNNNNNNNNNNNNNNNNNNNNNNNNNNNNNNNNNNNNNNNNNNNNNNNNNNNNNNNNNNNNNNNNNNNNNNNNNNNNNNNNNNNNNNNNNNNNNNNNNNNNNNNNNNNNNNNNNNNNNNNNNNNNNNNNNNNNNNNNNNNNNNNNNNNNNNNNNNNNNNNNNNNNNNNNNNNNNNNNNNNNNNNNNNNNNNNNNNNNNNNNNNNNNNNNNNNNNNNNNNNNNNNNNNNNNNNNNNNNNNNNNNNNNNNNNNNNNNNNNNNNNNNNNNNNNNNNNNNNNNNNNNNNNNNNNNNNNNNNNNNNNNNNNNNNNNNNNNNNNNNNNNNNNNNNNNNNNNNNNNNNNNNNNNNNNNNNNNNNNNNNNNNNNNNNNNNNNNNNNNNNNNNNNNNNNNNNNNNNNNNNNNNNNNNNNNNNNNNNNNNNNNNNNNNNNNNNNNNNNNNNNNNNNNNNNNNNNNNNNNNNNNNNNNNNNNNNNNNNNNNNNNNNNNNNNNNNNNNNNNNNNNNNNNNNNNNNNNNNNNNNNNNNNNNNNNNNNNNNNNNNNNNNNNNNNNNNNNNNNNNNNNNNNNNNNNNNNNNNNNNNNNNNNNNNNNNNNNNNNNNNNNNNNNNNNNNNNNNNNNNNNNNNNNNNNNNNNNNNNNNNNNNNNNNNNNNNNNNNNNNNNNNNNNNNNNNNNNNNNNNNNNNNNNNNNNNNNNNNNNNNNNNNNNNNNNNNNNNNNNNNNNNNNNNNNNNNNNNNNNNNNNNNNNNNNNNNNNNNNNNNNNNNNNNNNNNNNNNNNNNNNNNNNNNNNNNNNNNNNNNNNNNNNNNNNNNNNNNNNNNNNNNNNNNNNNNNNNNNNNNNNNNNNNNNNNNNNNNNNNNNNNNNNNNNNNNNNNNNNNNNNNNNNNNNNNNNNNNNNNNNNNNNNNNNNNNNNNNNNNNNNNNNNNNNNNNNNNNNNNNNNNNNNNNNNNNNNNNNNNNNNNNNNNNNNNNNNNNNNNNNNNNNNNNNNNNNNNNNNNNNNNNNNNNNNNNNNNNNNNNNNNNNNNNNNNNNNNNNNNNNNNNNNNNNNNNNNNNNNNNNNNNNNNNNNNNNNNNNNNNNNNNNNNNNNNNNNNNNNNNNNNNNNNNNNNNNNNNNNNNNNNNNNNNNNNNNNNNNNNNNNNNNNNNNNNNNNNNNNNNNNNNNNNNNNNNNNNNNNNNNNNNNNNNNNNNNNNNNNNNNNNNNNNNNNNNNNNNNNNNNNNNNNNNNNNNNNNNNNNNNNNNNNNNNNNNNNNNNNNNNNNNNNNNNNNNNNNNNNNNNNNNNNNNNNNNNNNNNNNNNNNNNNNNNNNNNNNNNNNNNNNNNNNNNNNNNNNNNNNNNNNNNNNNNNNNNNNNNNNNNNNNNNNNNNNNNNNNNNNNNNNNNNNNNNNNNNNNNNNNNNNNNNNNNNNNNNNNNNNNNNNNNNNNNNNNNNNNNNNNNNNNNNNNNNNNNNNNNNNNNNNNNNNNNNNNNNNNNNNNNNNNNNNNNNNNNNNNNNNNNNNNNNNNNNNNNGCAGAGAAGGTCCATTTCATTGCAGGAGTACGTAGGTGCcatctttgaaatgtttaaatgaaatatttgatcaaTTCAAGCATTTAAGCAAGAGACTAATCATTTGTTTGTGTTACAGTTTTGATCAAATCAGTGATTGGTGAACAAATCCATAAATGCTGAGACGATTGCCTGATGAGGACGGGACATCAAACCACGCTTGGAAGATCTAGGACAGAGTACTACCTTTATGCACCAGAataataatctattttatttttatttgacctttaaaATATCCTTCAagcacatcagagtttgattctAGTTAAATTTCAGAGTGAAGATTTCCCAACATGAATTGGATCCCATTTCTAGATTAATGGCTGTATAAATCTACTTAATGAAAGTTTTATTAGAAACTTTATGAAAGCAAATCACAGTTATCtctacaaaaacaataaatcctcCAGCTGTAGCCGATCCAGAACGATGCTGCtagagttctgactaaaaccaggaagttagagcacatcacccagttctacagtccCTACATTGGCTTCCTGTAGATCAGAGAcgttaaaatactgttgttagtttatagaTCACTGAACGTCTTagcaccacaacacattaaagatctaccgttgtcatagcaaccttccaaACCTCTCAAGTCttcctgttctggttctgctcccctgaaccagaaccaaacatggaaaagctgcattcacctttttttccccctcaaatctggaataaactttcagaaaactgaaaaacagctgaaacactgagttcctttaaatccagactaaaaaaacagctgtacattttgaaacataatcaatgaaatttaatttattccctttatttaaccaggtaaaccccattgagagctagatctcattttcaagagggacctgggcagaagtctgcaataCACAACAACCTggttactgaaaaataaaactaataaatacatacatatttagtttaaaaaaaccaaaaaaacattaatcaataatctgatgttACATGATCAGATCAGATGTTACTGTTTTTTGTCTTGGAGTCTTTTATAAAGGCTCCCAGACTGACTGGTCTATGacttagttttatatttttgtatttttattatgtaaggaactttgaactgccttgttgctgaaatgtgctgaacaaacaaaatggattgattgattgaaatcaatacattttggaAGGTGAGAtatactgaaaaaaatctgtcaaagcAAATTTCACTGGATCCTAAATTGTTCCagttagtttttatagtagctaATAGGAAGCAGAATTTCAGTAAAACTGAACCTTACAAGCttttcaacaggaaaaaaagtgcTTAGCTTTCACTAGTGCCACCTAGTGGTTAAAGCAGATATTGTCTAATTTACCACTGGAAAGAATAGTATATAATAGGAAACAGTATATTTTTGGGGCcctttcattaattttattaatgacAGACTGTCAGAGGGCTTGTTGGGTTGTTGATATGTTGGAACCTGCTGGATGTCTGATAATACTCAGTTACCATGTTgtttaagaagttttttttttaatgtttttcaaacttcttattttgtttttatatctcCGATTTGAGAGAGAATTATTACTATTGTGTAGTAAATATATAAAACGCTTGATGTattagtataaaaaaaattcatgtcTTATATTTATAGAAGTTTAACTTCGATTTCAGACTTTAACGTGAAGATAAAAGTTCTGAGCTTTGAGTCAAACAAGGATATTTACTCATGACCAAATGTTTggagacagaaagaaatgtaaatttttaaataaactttgctGCTTCAGTTTTGAGATCTTTGTCACATTATTCTATGGTGTAAATAAGTTcagtaaatcacattttatagCTTACTACGACTTTTACAAAGGATCAGATTAGTGTAAATGGAGTTATGCTAAAGAATAGAAAACTAATGTTGGAGGCAGCtgtttgtagatgttttgtgaacattttgtgTCCAAAGATGTGAGGACGTTAAActgtaatttgtcatttttattgccAAGTTGTGATTTATTTCATACTTTCTAACTTCACAGTTTGGGTGTAAATGTCTCCACTGatctttcaaaatgttgatgCAAATTTTACCTGCTGCAGAAGCCGACTGATATTTTAAGCCGTTTTTGTTgtataaaatatgaacaaataaattcaaGTATTTCTGAGAACTGTCTGGGTTATGAGTCCTGGTTTTAATCATGTTAATAAACAGCTGCAGGTTTACTGTCATTAATAATCAGTTGACCTCTGGTTCATAATTTCAAACGTTTTTCAAACGAAAATTCAAGTGAAAAATACAGTAATCCTGTAAACCAGAGGTTCCTAAACTGTGAGGGGGTGAGGGGGatccgtctggatgaaaa harbors:
- the LOC108166159 gene encoding cadherin-6-like; protein product: MANLRSAPQGEVIKHSTEERGEKTARVVVNIKNASLAFLSSSYNFSLKENQNSGAFVGQVRASAGNDMYEISYKLRTHKDLFSIDSDGTIVSTKELDKEEQEWYFLDVEAVTTWTPPTSAVATVRIQVEDVNEPPAFSSDDYEASVFSIAPYKTPVIQVKASDPDVRDNSDLVYSLSGGNSSFDVEPTSGLLYVVSVADLGGINITMEVKATDPEGLSATTTVKVVVQGSVTSSDVTIISLNKPENLVEQNIPDLEQALGKALGWTVNIIQVSSSGGEGSRMLRESVKTLVSFVAFDGDKAVKPQDAAK